From the Bacteroidota bacterium genome, the window GTATGATTTTCCCGGAAATTACCCGGTATATCTTATTGTGCAGAATGATTCCGGTTGCAGCGATACCGCTTACATGAATATCGTGGTGAATGACTACCACACTTTTTATATTCCGAATGCATTTACGCCGAATGATGACAATCACAACGAGATCTTCATTCCTGTTTTTTCGAATATACTTTCGCAGGATTATGATCTGATGATATTCGATCGCTGGGGAAAAATTGTATTCGAATCGAAGGATCCGGAGGTTGGATGGAATGGAACCTGGCAGAATAAGGGGGATAATGCTCCGGAAGATGTTTATGTTTACAAGATAGAATATACAGATAATTTATATAAACATTATAAAATGATTGGACATATTTCATTAATAAGATAGTATTTTACATTATTTTTTATTTTACATAATTATTTTTATTACTTTTTTATCCTATTCATTTGTTTGAATATTTATCAACAGATATTTTTCGACGAATTCCATATTGTTTCATCTGAACAGCATTTTATAATCGGCAAATCGATGAATGTTAATTGCTGCCACTTCAATGGACTTTTATTATAGATATACCCTTGACTTCTTGCTTACGTTTTCATAGGTTTGGTATTGGCAATCACATCCTTAACACAAGTTCTTCATGATTAAATTTTTCTGCTCCAGAACAGGATTCTACGTCTTGTCTTTGTTTGCGTTTTTCTTTTTCGGTTCTCCGATAAAGGTAGAAGCGCAGCTTACCGTAACTCCGGGAGTTTCCGCTGCAACACTTATTGCAAGTCTTGTGGGACAAGGTGTGACTGTGAGCAACGTTACCATCAATTGCCCTTCGAATGCTTACGGAACTTTTGCAAATGGAAATACCACGAACATAGGGATCACCAATGGAATAATCATGACGACTGGTTCTGCAGTTAATGCAATCGGTCCGAACAATTCAACAAGCGCAGGAACTTGCAACGGAACTTCTGCGAATGATCCGCAACTCACTTCACTCGATCCGCAGGCTACTCATGATCCATGTATTATTGAATTTGATATTACGCCGGCATGCAATAATCTTCAGATAAGATTTGTTTTCGGTTCCGAAGAATATCCTGAATTTGTGAATTCCGGATTCAATGACGCTTTCGGACTTTTTATCACCGGACCCGGGCCTGCATGCCAGGCGGGATTTTACAACAACAGCAATATGGCAACTTTGCCAAACAATACAACTATTGTTTCTATTGACAATGTAAATAACGTAACGAACAGCGCCTACTACATTGATAATACCGGCGGAGCTACAATTCAGTATGATGGTTTCACTACGGTACTTACTCGCAACATCGGCTTATGTCCATGTCAGACTTATCACTGGAAACTTGCAATTGCTGATGCCTCGGATTGCATTTACGATTCCGGTGTATTCATTGATTTTCTTGCATGCTCGAATGCATTGACAATAACTCCGTCTCAAACAAACGCGGGCTGCTCTGCTTGTACAGGAACTGCTACGGTTACTCTCACCAATGGAGTTGGCCCGTTCACTTACTCATGGTCTCCTGCTCCGGGAGGTGGACAAGGCACAGCAACAGCAACTGGACTTTGCGCGGGAACTTACACTTGCACGATCAATGATGCACTTTCCTGCACCGCACCTTTTACTCAAACTTTTACGATCATCAGTTCGGGCAGTCTCACACTTTCAGGTACGCAAACCAATATTTCATGTTTTGGCAGTTGTACAGGATCGGCGACAACTAATATTGTTACAGGAACAGGACCTTTCACGTATTCGTGGGCGCCTTCCGGAGGAACTGCGGCTACTGCAAATGGATTATGCGCGGGCACATATACGTGTACCGTTACTGCTTCCGGGGGTTGTACTGCAACACAAACCTTCAATATCACTTCTAATCCGGCCATAACAGATGTTCCCTCTCAGGTGAATGTCACCTGTTTCGGAAGTTGCAATGGAAGTGCTACCGTTGTCGCTGCCGGCGGAACTGGAACTTATACTTACGCGTGGGCTCCTTCAGGCGGAACTGCTGCAACGGCTTCTGCTCTTTGCGCGGGAAGTTACACGTGCACGATCAGTTCGCCTGCAGGTTGTACGCACACTCAAACTTTCACTATCACTCAACCAGCTGCTATCACTGATGTTCCTTCGCAGGTGAATGTTACCTGTAATGGAACCTGTAACGGAAGTGCTACAGTTGTCGCTGCGGGCGGAACAGGAACTTACACTTACGCGTGGGCTCCATCA encodes:
- a CDS encoding SprB repeat-containing protein; protein product: MGLCPCQTYHWKLAIADASDCIYDSGVFIDFLACSNALTITPSQTNAGCSACTGTATVTLTNGVGPFTYSWSPAPGGGQGTATATGLCAGTYTCTINDALSCTAPFTQTFTIISSGSLTLSGTQTNISCFGSCTGSATTNIVTGTGPFTYSWAPSGGTAATANGLCAGTYTCTVTASGGCTATQTFNITSNPAITDVPSQVNVTCFGSCNGSATVVAAGGTGTYTYAWAPSGGTAATASALCAGSYTCTISSPAGCTHTQTFTITQPAAITDVPSQVNVTCNGTCNGSATVVAAGGTGTYTYAWAPSGGTAATASALCAGSYTCTISSPAGCTHTQSFTITQPPVITATPSQVNVTCNGTCNGSATVVAAGGTGTYTYSWAPSGGTAATASGLCAGSYTCTISSPAGCTITQTFKPAAITDVPSQVNVTCNASCNGSATVVAAGGTGTYTYSWAPSGGTAATASALCAGSYTCTISSPAGCTHTQSFTITQPTVVSTTSSQVNVTCFGSCNGSATVTPSGGTAP